The following DNA comes from Rhodopseudomonas boonkerdii.
TCAGGGCTTTGTCGCGCAGATGTCGCAAGAGGCGGCCGCAGCCGGCATTTCACAGGGCGTGATCCAGCAGGCTTTTGCCGGCGTCACCCAGGACCAGGCGGTGCTGTCCTTCGATCGCCGCCAGCGCGGCACCTTCAACAAGACCTTCGAGCAATATGTGGCGACGCGCGTCGGTGCCGGGCGCATCAAGATGGGCCTGCAGATGATGCAGCGTCATGCCTCGCTGCTGTCGCGTATCGAACAGCGTTTCGGCGTGCCGCCGCAGATCGTGGTGGCGATCTGGGGTCTGGAGTCGGATTTCGGCAAGGGCGACCTCGGCAAGATGCCGGTGATCCGGACGCTCACCACCATGGCGCATGACTGCCGCCGTACCGAACTGTTCCAGGGAGAGTTGCTGGCGGCGCTGAAGATTCTGCAGCGCGGGGACCTGCCGCAGTCGGATCTTGTCGGCGCCTATGCCGGCGAAATCGGACAGACGCAATTCCTGCCGTCGAGCTACATCAAATATGGCGTCGATTTCGACGGCAACGGCCATGTCGATCTCCGGCA
Coding sequences within:
- a CDS encoding lytic murein transglycosylase, whose protein sequence is MSFRLAAIAALSIASAAIVTPSHAARCGGDFQGFVAQMSQEAAAAGISQGVIQQAFAGVTQDQAVLSFDRRQRGTFNKTFEQYVATRVGAGRIKMGLQMMQRHASLLSRIEQRFGVPPQIVVAIWGLESDFGKGDLGKMPVIRTLTTMAHDCRRTELFQGELLAALKILQRGDLPQSDLVGAYAGEIGQTQFLPSSYIKYGVDFDGNGHVDLRHSVPDVLASTANLLKTAGFKNGQPYGEGTANFEAMREWNRATIYRKTIGYFADRLAAGG